AGGTCTAGTAACAGTTAGATAAATTAACTTCCCTACTAGCCGTTAATAgtgtcttatgttatctagtgGATTACCATCTTCTAAGTTGAGTTTGACATTAATTTCTATGGGAGTGGACGTAGGCTTAGCTCCTAGTTTCCCTATTTCTTTTAGGAGGTCGAGTACAtactttctttgagatagAAATAGACCTTTTTGTGATTTGGCTATTTCTATTCCAAGAAAGTATGAGAGCTGACCAAGGTCCTTGATGTCGAATtctctttttaacttttccttaactttttcaatttcttcattGTTGTTTCCGGTTATGatgatgtcatcaacataaaccAAGATAATAATGGTGCATAAGTGATTGTATTTAACAAACATTGAGGAATCTGAGGTAcatttattgaaattaatattaaggagaaaaaggtatagcttggcataccatgctcttgGAGACTGCTTTAGACCATAAATTGCTTTGTTTAGCTTACATACCAATGATGAATCTGAAGTGGACTTGTGACCTGGAGGAAGAGTCAtgtaaacttcttcttctaaattTCCTTGGAGGAAGGCATTCTTtacatccatttgaaatagACTCCAACCTGAGTTAGTGGcaacagataataaaataCGAACTGTGTTCATTTTTGCTACAGGAGCGAAGGTTTCCGGATAATCGACGCCATAGGTTTGAGTAAACCCTTTGGCAACTAATCTGGCTTTATATCGCTCGATTGATCCGTCATAGTTGAATTTAATCTTGTAAACCCATTTACATCCTACaggttttttatttgatggtAAGGGGACAATTTTCCaagtgttatttttttctaaggcAGATAGCTCTTCCTCCATGGCCTTACACCATTTTAGGTTAGTGTTGGCCTCGTAGAATGAGTTGGGTTCTTTGTATGCCATGAGATTCCCTAAATAGGCTCGATAGTTATGAGACATGTGATCATAAGAGATGAAGTTGCAAATTGGATATGATACCTTATGGGATACATAATCCCTTAACTTGACAGACGGTCTAGTTGGTCGAGTGGAGCGTCTTAAGGCAATCGCTTCTTGTAGAGTTGTAATTTCCTCACTTCTAGCAATAGTGTCTCCCCCTGAAGGGATTGGCCTTAAATCGGAAGAAGGCTCCCCCTCGGGATGAGGATTCGGACTGGAACTGCTGAGatctggaaaagaaaaaatatgcaGAAATACTGTGGATGGTCCATGAGAATGCTGCGGGTTAGTACTATAAATATCATGAGATTTGTAATATGGTTCGTGTTCCAAAAAGGTGACATCCCTGGAAATATAGACTTTGTGAGTGAGGGGATCATAACATTTGTATCCCTTCTTGCCAATGGAGTAGCCTAAAAAGATGGTTTTGGCAgaatttttgtcaaatttgTGAAGGCGCTTAACATGAACAAAGGTAGTACATCCAAAAATACGAATATGTCCTAGCTcaattttttgactttttagGAGTTCTAAAGGGCTGAGATTGCAGAGTTTAGCAGTTGGAAGACGATTAATAAGATAAGTAGCAGTAAGGAGAGCATCGGACCAAAAAATAGAGGGAACGTTATTTTGAAAGAGTAGGGTACGGGTGACATTAAGCAGATGCcgattttttctttcagtgACCCCGTTTTGTTCAGGGGTATTAATGCATGTAGTCTGATGAAGAATGCCCTCctttttaaataagtttttaaagTGATGATTGATATATTCTGTACCATTGTCAGatcgaaattttttaatattggcAGTGTATTGAGTTGTAACAAAGTGGAAGAAGTCTTgaaaacatgagaaaacttcatttttgccttttaataaatagaccCATGTCATGCGGGtgtaatcatcaataaaggtGACAAAATACCTAAAATGATTGTAAGCAGTGACGGGGCCGGGCCCCAAACGTCAGAGTGAATTAATTCAAACGGTTTTTCAGAAGTGCGAGATGAGAGAGGAAAAGGAAGACGAGTgtgtttgaaaaatttacaaatctCACAATGACtggaatttaaattataacaaaataatgtATTCAAGACAGAGTCGGACGGATGTCCAAAACGTAGATGCATCAACATGCCCTGATTGTCCCTTTTGGCAAACACAAAACATTGACTAATGGAGTTCGTAAGATAGTATAGACTATTGTCATAATATCCTTCACCAATCATCGTCCCTATAGTGCGATCCTGAAACATAACAGAGGAAggtgaaaaaataatattgcaGTTGAATTCATTAGTGATCCGGCCGACAGATAAAAGATTAGATTTAAAGGCAGGAATAAATAAGACATTGTTGAGAGTTTGATTGAGTAATGCAGTATTGCCGCTACCTTGGATTGGAATATTGTGTTCGAATGATCGTCACATGTCAAGGGTTTTCCCGGAGAGAAATTTTGCAATTTCATTAAATCCCAAGTCATGTGATCGGGAGGCACCGAGTCAATAATCCAATCAAGAGAGCGAGTTAATTCTTGTTGGAACAGAATTAAATGAGTTAGATACCGAACCTGACCCACTGGGTTGTTGATTCTGAACCAGAGCCTGGATTTGAGACAGTAATTGGTTCAGTTGAAGGGAGACTGTCAGGTCGGATTCAGGAGGGCGGATCAGGTCAGAATTGGAGGCAGCAGACAGGTGGGTCGGGTCGGGTGGGGTCGTAGAGTCGGGTTGCGATCTTGGTCgggtttatttatttgacCCGGTATGTACACCCAACTCCCTTAACCCTAAAAAAACACTCCCGTTGCTCCCACTCTCACTCTCGACATATAACCCTTGTTGATGGTCTTTTCGGCCGTTGCCACCCCATTTCTCTCCTTTACCCCCTTTCTTCACTCCCCCAGGTCCTTCCCACCCCCGAGATGGCCGTAGGTGGGGGTAGAGGTGCCAGCAACCATCGCAGGAGTGACCCTGCCTTGCGCTGGTCACAGCGCGATGGCCCTCCCCTCGCCCGGGCTGATTCTCGACGGATGTTGAAGGCGTGGCTATCTGCAAGGTCGGGGGCAGGGTTCATAGTGCTCCTTCAAGTCTCCTCGCACTGTATTGTTGCGATGACAATGTCGATTTTGGGGAGTTCTCCTCCAAGGAGGATCTGTGATCTCAAGCTTTCGTAGCTTGAGTCCAGACCTCCCAGGTAGGTAAAAACGAGATCTTGTTCTGCTCGTCGTTGTAGCTCCTCTGGGTTGTTTGATGGCGGAAGGTAACTCTGCAACTCTTCCCATTTTGTGAGTATTTCTGTTGCATATTGAGATGAGTTTTTGGTCCCCTGTGTGACTTGTGACAACTCTTGCTTGAGTCTAAATATGTGCGCGAAATTGTGATGGTGGCCATATAGGCTCTGCATTTTATCccaaattgattttgaagACTCTAGTAAGATACAGAGTCTGGAGATCTATGTCTCCATGGTGTTTGTAAGCATTGACATGACCAAATGGTCAGTCGTTTGCTATTCTTCCATTCTGTCTAGTTCTTCTTCTGTTGGGGCCTCCGGCCTTTCTGGCTTCGGCTGTGGCTTGGTCCCAGTGATGTACCCCAGCTTTCTTCTGTCGCTGAGGGCAATGTATGCGGATTTCGACCATTCGAAATAGTTGGAATTGCCTTTAAGTGTTATGTTGgttaatttgtcattttgaGACATGGCTGGAAAAAAATTGGTAGATGATGGGTACAGGTTaaacctgctctgataccatgtagaAAATTGAGATGATGAATTTTTGAGTATATtaattcttatctttttaCAATTGATTCTGTAGGTATTTATATGTACATACACAACGGTAGCCTATTCTACTTGGTTGCCTTAGTATCTCTGTCCAACGTCCCTTTCTTTTCTGGGAAAGGTTGGAGTGGCCTTACCCTGTCACAGGgatggttgctccctttctcAGGGCCTGTAATGAACTGCCCTGCACAGGCTTTTCTGCCTGTACAGTGTCTGAGGCCACTCcttcttcatttcttctttcaaCAGTTCAGGAGAGACTACAGCTTCAAATTGCATCGAAACTGACTCCACAAagagatttgcatcatcaaaaattaCTACTCCCACTCCACCTTTACCTGTTGAAGAAATGTAACCACCATCCACAAAAATCTTGTAACATTTCAGGTCCCTAATAATTTGTAAAGACACCTGTTCTGGGGCCGGACAAGAAGAAATTGCAGACACATTTAAATCATAAtcagaaatttattattttgtccAAGCCACTTGATGATAGACATCACGTTGGGGACCCCCATGAAGAACCGAATTTCTTCCATTATAATTGGACCATAAACAAATGATCAAGAACTTCAAACCAGCCAAACCCAAAAGTTCGAACAGCTCCACATTTCCAAATAACGTGACAAGATGTTTCAGCAACAAGAGAACACgtttaatataacaaagatgGGACAGGAACATGCTCGTTCGAGTATTGTTGACACAATTACTATACATTTCATCtagtttcagtttttattttaatttaactgtccgtataaatatatatcgtaattttattttttaaatcattcGGATTGAGTAAGTcgaaatgaaattaaaattaaatatttgaaaaattaaattattaaattaaaaataaatataaaatataaagatactACTATAAATGTCACCAGtattttacttattaaaaaatacttaattataaaacggcttacataaattatttcaattttattctttttgcacTTTCAATATTATGATTTAGGAAGTTTATCCTAATAAAACTGCATTTAATAATttgactaattttttattcagtaattaatttttttaaactacatcaaactattaattaagaaattttgtGCTAATATTGTGATTTACAAAGTTCATCCTGACACAACCGTACCTTAgctaatttctttatttctcttttgtcATTGTCATGACTTGTAAGCATGAATTgtaattaatcatataatgaCATGTTATATGTGATTGGGGCCTTTCATTTTTTTCGACTTTATTTTGGTCCATTCTCCGGCACCTTTTACAAATGGggttcaaattttatttatttatcttctttctttatgttggatgtatatttttttggaGACTTTTAAATACATACGGGAAATCCGCTACAATTTTTTTACtgtaaaataaactttttagtttgactttaattatatttttatgtatttaaacTGCATTTGGtgtactttttatatattatagtatatttttttgaaataaacattttTATGTCATCAAAATACCTTAGTTGccataaaaatatgtaaaatcattcaattcacaaatatcaaatataaaaatataaaataaaaataataaaatctattccatttggccaattttagtacaatttaaaataatatccttTTAAGTATCTTATAAATGtacttttaatatcttttttcattcgaaattctgaaaaagaaatttcataataatataaattaagataCATAAATATTGAGTATCTttttaagtataatttttagtattttctgttttgacgaaattctaaaaagataaaaactaacttcataataatataaattaaaataatatatttttttatattttttaaatatactattGGTGTCTTTTTTCTGACTAAATACTGAAAAATActctataaataattttttttttaaaaagaaccataaaataaaatttcttttaaccataaaaataacattttttcataatttttataggaAGTCCAATAGACCATGGGCCACACAACAGGagtaattattcttttacacTCGTTAGTTATAGAGGTAGAATCTCATCTATTGCAAAGGTAAAAACTTGAACTCAAGACCTACACATCCAAAGAGCATTCGCTCTTATCTCTTGAACTAAATCTCATGTGTATTTTAGATACATTTAGACTTTTCTTGCAAGTTTAagctttattttgattaataatatactttggcttataataaaaatagactattgaattgaaattaaattaccAAAAGATCTTTActatcatataataaaatcaaaatcgAAAGTTATCCCTTAAAATGTAATGGTAAAATCAATCTGGCGAAATCATTCTCTTCATCATATATTATACTGTATTCAGATGGCATAACCTTGCCCTATCAATAATTTTAGATCATTCATACCCAGAATACATTTCTCATAATCTGCTACTACTCAGGTTTGGTTTCAGATTTTACTAGTTGAATTGATAATATCTTGGCTTGGAACCCTCAATTTTCATGATCTGGGTCCTTTAATACTCTTGGCGACACTGCTGAAACTCTTTAATATGCTATTCTATTTTGCTAGCTAATTGATTTGGAAACAAAGATATGAAAAAATTGAATACATTAAAGTTAACGTATAAGTAAAcgattttacatatttaaatactaataatttttaattttatataatttttaaaaattaaaatatttaatcattaaatttttaaaagggCTATTGAATTGAACCATCAATCACATTCTTTACTATTATATAcaataaatcaaaatcaaaatgttCAAGTAGAGCTGGCAAAATCTGACAATTGTAGAAGTTCcagattaaattttctttttttggtacTTTATTTCCACGAGAGTTTCCCTCAAGTTCCAATGCCATGCATGAACCCATACTTCAAGGAAAGGACAATTCGGATAATAATTTACTGAATTTGAAGATCTGCAGTATCCTTTTTATGTCAACTTGCTCACTGGAATGGGTACctttatatactaaatcaGAAAAAGGAATAATTTAGTAGTGATTTAAATTGAGAGATTTtgaataaaagattttatataatttataaattaaattcaaatttattatttgataagtaaaagaattttcttttagagtTCTTTagtagatttttattattcaaaaattatctttatctttaaataaatttttttatatttatatttaatacaaaTAACTAAATTCATAATCCAAACTATACCTTAGAGGCAAACATATTATTTTCCACTTTCAGAGCTAAAATTGCATCCGAACATTATTAATACTATGACTGTTAATACAATTACAATTCATATTACATCacccttctttctttatttaattaatattaaaagtttatagAATTTGTACAATGAATGAAAGattcatattaatatttcCGACTACTCTATAAGTGAAAATAAGGAGTGGTATATTGGCATCTTGTAATTACATCAGAAAAAGTGCCTAACAAAATGATTGAAAGCTCTtctttaaaatctataaaatatgagaaaattagCTAAGGTAAAATAGTATTAAtgtcttttataattataatcttagatcaatttttagttttggcttgaattaaattaatttagtttttaatcatttgaaattataaaccaaattaaaaataaaattagtattttgatacttcaaatcaaaatcaatcagatatataatttgaattaaatttttaatttttagaaaatattaaatattttattttttcatctaACTTTTGTTTATCTGACGTGGTagctaatatttttataaaatattttattttttgattatttttaaaattataatattatgaaattaatttgattatttattttttaaaaataatgagttgatattttttttaaaaaaaagggatgtataaaataaaaaaatttcagtgGTGGAACTGTTTTGTAGCCAAATAATGTGATTAATGGATATCACATTGGATGATGTGACATTTGCCTTTagtattattgttttatttttaatttgtacaTAGGTTAGGTAAATCTCGGAGCTAGCCGTCATATCTAGAATCCACCAATGAAATGAATATTACCATTTTAGCTTAGGATatcttatcaattaaaaactGATTAGAGTTCGGAAACATTACTTTTCCCTTTGCGTGGAATGAGCTGAGTGGTTCGGTTTTTTTATAGCCGATAGTTGATAATTGATGaattacataatatataaaataaaatttttagatataaaataaataaaataatcacatactaatataaataaagtatgagtagttatatataaaaaaaatgataataaaaaatttaaatgcaagattaataaaaaagttaagaaatctagataaaatatttttttaaaatattttattttaagagaaaaaataacaaaattaagagaaaaaggaataatttataaaaataattcatataaatcaagagaaatatcttaaaaaaaaaagccatgtaaaaaaatatactcaaaattttatttatatatattgttacattttaaaatatagatttatttagaaaagaaaaaagaagagatcATAATTTTGGATAAATATGCTTATTATTAAGCCAAATAAGTTTTTATCTTAGGAATATCCCATCTTGCAATAAAAGAAGTGTGATGAAGACATGTTCTAAATACTTACGAAATGCATTATTTATTGGCCAAATGAATCAGCCTCAAATGCTCATATAAATGCTTTATGTCATGTGTAAcagtgataataataataatagaacaAATAGCAGCAAGGGGACTAAAAACATCATTTTCACTTACATGTCGGACCACATTCACGTTTATCTGCTACTGTTACTTCTGCGTCtcatttttgtatattttattgcttcctccactctttctttttttatacagtaatatttatcctttttaacatttatatatactatgaaAAGAATTACTTTTGCTGATGGAACGataatatatctcttttaatttaactaagatactaacttttaatatatggttatattaaaattattaaattagtattttatcacctataaaaattttatctgacaatattttaaattaattttagatatatattatatataccatgatagaaaaagattatctctgctgataaaaaaaatggtaaattgtctctttcaattatttgaatatttgcCCACTCCCATCTGCACAAGAAATAGCACTAATGAAGAACcaagttatatattttactcTAACAGCTTTCAATCTTAAACACGTTTAATTCGAagttaaaaatgagaaaaaaaatcgGAAATGAGATTGGAagctttttataaattctttaatttagtgtgaaataagaattaaattctattCACCATTagtatcaataataatatttaattattatatacaatttataatatttaatattttagctAAATTTAGACTAGAATCAATACtcttttactaattgagtATGACTTAGATTATTtagaatatattataatataggaaaaaaataaaaattgagtcACGCGGTATATGCGATATCATATAAGAATTGATCCgctaaaaaaaagtttaagagTCTCCATTGGatacattataaattttcattaatatacaagcaatttatattaatatattacaatCTTGCTTTAAGTAAATTTAATGTTgaagatatttataatttttaaatttcatttattttcattatacaAATAGTAATAAATCCAATCATAACGTTTCTTTTGTagtttctcattttctttattaaaaattcatattttggTTCACCAAAGTCACTTTTAGAttggtaatatttttttatttaattcaataaatcaatattagtattttttaaaaatattttatgattttccgttataaaatgttaaattctaattttataaaagtctTATAGTCCTTAGTCACAGAGGGATTGAGTTCTCCCTCTGTAGGAGtggtgaagaaaaaaaagatattcaaTATAACGCTCAAATAATCGAGCTCGTCAAAAGACGggcataaaattaatatatgactTAGTGCCACCGAATTAAACGTTCTTTCCACATAATTATAATCTACTATTTCGtcaataaaattgataattatcgaaaataaaattttttatacgTATTTCTtcatgtttaatattttttatcttttatattaaaataaatttattaatttcattaatagaatatatatattatttcttctaaaaaatctaataaaaaataatagcaacaaTCAGCATAATAATTAGGTATatgactaaataaaataattattttttgataaaattgaaaataattactCAGCTACATTTTAGGGTGGCacaatagaaaaaatttaagagggcaaaagcatataataatatttattaaaggaactaacttgaaaaaaaaaactataatgaaaaattaaaagttctaAAAAACTAGGGGTGGCCATGGCTACCCCTAGTCTACGCTTCCCTTCGCTCCTAATTACACCTATAATTCATCTATAAATTGGTGGGCTGTAACGTCTTGCATGAGCAAATTTTCTCCCCTTTCTATGTGTTCTTAATTGCATCTATTTGTTTGAAACCATAAACACCATCTCATCAAGAAAGGCATAAAGATGGCTGATGCAAAGCATGCTGCAGTTGAGCTGCTTCAAGCTCAAGCACATATATGGAATCATATGTTCAACTTCATAAACTCAATGTCCCTTAAATCTGCAATTCAGCTAGGCATCCCTGATGCCATCCATAGCCATGGTAGACCCATCTCCCTTTCTCAGCTCATTGCTGCCTTACCTGTCCACCCAGCCAAAGCCCGATGTATCCCTCGCCTAATGCGCATTTTGGTTCATTCTGGTTTCTTTGCTAATGCAAAGATCAAAGGAAAcgatgaagaagaagggttTGTTCTTACCAGTGCATCTAAACTCCTTCTTAAGGACGACCCTTTGAGCGTTACCCCGTTCTTGCTAGCCATGCTTGACCCCATTCTAACAGAACCATGGCACTATGTGAGCACTTGGTTTCAGAATGATGATGCTACTCCATTTGATACTGCTCATGGAATGGCGTTTTGGGAGTATGCCGGCAATGAACCAAAGCtcaacaatttttttaatgaagcTATGGCTAGTGATGCAAGGCTGGTCATGAGAGTGTTGATTGATGAGTACAAGGGAGTGTTTGAAGGGTTGAATTCGTTAGTTGATGTTGGAGGTGGCACAGGAACTATGGCTGCAGCCATAGCTAAAGCATTTCCTCAGTTGGATTGCATT
The sequence above is drawn from the Ricinus communis isolate WT05 ecotype wild-type chromosome 7, ASM1957865v1, whole genome shotgun sequence genome and encodes:
- the LOC8266236 gene encoding probable O-methyltransferase 3; the encoded protein is MADAKHAAVELLQAQAHIWNHMFNFINSMSLKSAIQLGIPDAIHSHGRPISLSQLIAALPVHPAKARCIPRLMRILVHSGFFANAKIKGNDEEEGFVLTSASKLLLKDDPLSVTPFLLAMLDPILTEPWHYVSTWFQNDDATPFDTAHGMAFWEYAGNEPKLNNFFNEAMASDARLVMRVLIDEYKGVFEGLNSLVDVGGGTGTMAAAIAKAFPQLDCIVFDLPHVVAGLQSSANLKYVGGNMFEGVPPADAILLKWIMHDWSDEECLKILQRSKEAIKGKKGGKLIIIDMVSENQQVIDDQYVETQLFFDMLMMALQTGKERNNKEWGKLFLDAGFSNYKITPILGLRSVIEVYL